In one window of Tellurirhabdus rosea DNA:
- a CDS encoding transketolase — protein sequence MMNSMDYPVLSGQLRLKVLELYHKAHAGHIGCSLSCLDLMAATLILRKRENDSFLLSKGHAAAALYVCLHHLGEISDEQIDTYYKNGTTLPAHPAPNKHKGIPFATGSLGHGLPIAAGIAHAAKLQQSDDRVFVLLSDGETNEGTTWEAAHYALQNGLDNLIMLIDKNGLQGFGNTTEVLGDTASVEKWQAIGFETVEVDGHNIEALLEAVDTVSARRNGRPKLIIGHTIKGKGVSYMENRLEWHYLPMSEQQYEEACHNIRDRYFTFTPAPVNGVYAAL from the coding sequence ATGATGAATTCAATGGATTACCCGGTTCTCTCGGGTCAGCTGCGGTTGAAGGTTCTGGAGCTTTATCACAAAGCCCACGCGGGGCATATCGGCTGTTCGCTGAGTTGTCTGGATCTGATGGCGGCGACCCTCATCCTGCGGAAACGCGAAAACGATTCATTCCTGCTCTCGAAAGGGCATGCGGCGGCGGCCCTGTACGTCTGTCTGCACCACCTGGGTGAGATTTCGGACGAGCAGATCGATACCTATTATAAAAACGGCACCACCCTGCCGGCGCACCCCGCTCCCAACAAGCACAAGGGCATTCCCTTCGCCACGGGTTCGCTGGGCCACGGCCTTCCGATTGCCGCCGGCATTGCCCACGCCGCCAAACTTCAGCAAAGCGACGACCGGGTTTTTGTCCTGCTCTCGGACGGGGAAACCAACGAAGGCACCACCTGGGAAGCGGCGCACTATGCCCTCCAGAACGGCCTCGACAACCTGATCATGCTGATCGACAAAAACGGCCTTCAGGGCTTCGGCAACACCACGGAGGTGCTCGGCGATACAGCTTCCGTAGAAAAATGGCAGGCTATCGGGTTCGAGACCGTGGAGGTAGACGGGCACAACATCGAGGCGCTGCTGGAGGCCGTCGACACGGTCAGTGCCCGCCGCAACGGCCGCCCGAAGCTCATCATCGGCCATACCATCAAAGGAAAAGGCGTTTCGTATATGGAAAACCGGCTCGAATGGCACTACCTGCCCATGTCCGAGCAGCAGTACGAAGAAGCCTGTCATAACATCCGCGACCGCTATTTTACTTTCACCCCAGCCCCGGTGAATGGGGTATATGCCGCCCTCTAA
- a CDS encoding NAD-dependent epimerase/dehydratase family protein, protein MSQPSTPLTDKILQLKGPIFVFGASGFIGANLFEQLFRVRKDCYALTHDATKAWRLKLLDVPSENVVHCDIVSGNSVREVFERYKPGTIFNLAAYGAYSKQKNVNLIYDTNVTGTVNILEHCSPETAYIHAGSSSEYGFNCTAPKETDRVEPNSHYAVSKVSAAYMLEYYARVHGLRTLNLRLYSIYGGWEEPDRLIPRLVEEARKGSLPPLVSPDISRDFVYIDDCVDAFVQAALRVDKTISGRSYNIATGRKTTMRELVDVSIQEFGIPKTPVWGSMGNRQWDLSDWYGDPAAAREDLGWEAHTPLAEGLRRTADWQDGHDYTGRIIPAFQNPTLNPVITAIIACYKDAQAIPYMYDRLVKTFNEMKVRYEIIFVNDNSPDNTEEVLQPICDKDPNVIAITHSRNFGSQSAFLSGMEISTGDAVVLMDGDLQDPPEIIPQFFEKWQQGFDVVYGVRVQREMPPHVHFFYRTFYRIFRKTSYINIPVDAGDFSMIDRKVVRELVSLPETEQFLRGLRAWVGFKQTGVNYVRPERMFGVSTNNWTKNIWWAKKAIFSFSFAPLELMSYAGFILTGLSVLGILYQIIARLFNFDPNTPYGISTVIVLIMFFGGINLLGVSFLGEYVAKIFEETKKRPKFIRTKVRKGPRTYKTSSEIRAFAEARTTK, encoded by the coding sequence ATGTCTCAACCAAGTACACCGCTTACCGATAAAATCTTACAGCTGAAAGGGCCCATCTTTGTTTTTGGAGCCAGTGGTTTTATCGGTGCCAACCTGTTCGAACAGCTTTTCCGGGTGCGGAAAGACTGTTACGCACTTACCCACGACGCCACCAAAGCCTGGCGTCTGAAGCTGCTCGACGTTCCTTCCGAAAATGTGGTTCACTGCGACATTGTTTCGGGCAACTCGGTCCGGGAAGTGTTTGAACGTTACAAACCGGGGACGATTTTCAACCTGGCGGCCTACGGGGCGTACAGCAAGCAGAAAAACGTCAACCTGATCTACGACACCAACGTCACGGGTACGGTCAACATCCTGGAGCACTGCTCGCCGGAAACCGCCTACATCCACGCCGGCAGCAGCTCGGAGTACGGCTTCAACTGCACGGCCCCGAAAGAAACGGACCGCGTCGAGCCGAACAGCCATTATGCCGTCTCGAAAGTATCGGCGGCCTACATGCTCGAATACTACGCCCGCGTTCACGGCCTGCGCACGCTGAACCTGCGGCTCTATTCCATCTACGGCGGCTGGGAAGAACCCGACCGGCTCATTCCCCGCCTGGTCGAGGAAGCCCGGAAAGGAAGCCTGCCCCCGCTGGTTTCGCCCGACATCAGCCGCGACTTCGTTTACATCGACGACTGCGTGGACGCCTTCGTGCAGGCCGCCCTCCGGGTGGACAAAACCATCAGCGGCCGCTCGTACAACATCGCTACCGGCCGCAAAACCACCATGCGCGAACTGGTGGACGTGTCCATTCAGGAATTCGGCATTCCGAAAACGCCCGTCTGGGGCAGCATGGGCAACCGGCAGTGGGACCTCTCCGACTGGTACGGCGACCCGGCAGCCGCCCGCGAGGACCTCGGCTGGGAAGCGCATACGCCGCTGGCCGAAGGACTGCGCCGCACCGCCGACTGGCAGGACGGACACGACTATACCGGCCGGATTATTCCCGCCTTCCAGAATCCGACGCTGAACCCGGTCATTACGGCCATCATCGCCTGTTACAAAGACGCCCAGGCGATTCCGTACATGTACGACCGGCTGGTAAAAACCTTCAACGAAATGAAGGTGCGGTACGAAATTATTTTTGTCAACGATAACTCCCCGGACAACACGGAGGAAGTGCTCCAGCCGATCTGCGACAAAGACCCGAACGTCATTGCCATTACCCACTCCCGGAATTTCGGCTCCCAGTCGGCCTTCCTGAGCGGGATGGAAATTTCGACCGGCGATGCGGTGGTGCTCATGGACGGTGACCTGCAGGACCCGCCGGAGATTATTCCGCAGTTTTTCGAGAAATGGCAGCAGGGATTCGACGTGGTTTACGGCGTTCGGGTTCAGCGCGAAATGCCGCCCCACGTGCACTTTTTCTACCGGACCTTCTACCGGATTTTCCGCAAAACGTCGTATATCAACATTCCCGTCGATGCCGGGGATTTCTCGATGATCGACCGGAAGGTGGTTCGGGAACTGGTCTCGCTGCCCGAAACGGAGCAGTTCCTGCGGGGGCTGCGCGCCTGGGTCGGCTTCAAGCAGACGGGCGTCAACTACGTAAGGCCGGAGCGGATGTTCGGCGTCTCAACCAACAACTGGACGAAAAACATCTGGTGGGCCAAGAAGGCCATTTTCTCCTTCAGCTTCGCCCCGCTGGAACTGATGTCCTACGCCGGGTTTATCCTGACAGGCCTTTCGGTGCTGGGTATTCTGTACCAGATCATCGCCCGCCTGTTCAACTTCGACCCCAACACCCCGTACGGCATCTCGACGGTCATTGTGCTGATTATGTTCTTCGGCGGCATCAACCTGCTGGGCGTTTCGTTCCTCGGGGAATACGTGGCGAAGATTTTTGAAGAAACGAAGAAACGGCCGAAATTCATCCGGACCAAAGTGCGGAAAGGACCCCGGACCTACAAAACGTCCTCGGAAATCCGGGCGTTTGCCGAAGCTCGGACGACGAAGTAA
- a CDS encoding acyltransferase family protein encodes MPEVSVWQSAAAPRPRLLSPKPVPAPGPTSYLTQLDGLRFVAVLLVLVDHWLAERNKLPLGPLGVTIFFVLSGFLISRILLSSKDKHGKRPGGLGFYLRTFYIRRTLRIFPLYYLVILALALAHIPPVRETLAWNLLYATNLYIASHQSWMGSIDHFWSLAVEEQVYLFFPLLLFFVPRRHVVLTMLLMITGAVASRYVLFATGQPWMVGYVSTICCLDAFGLGGLLAYLFLYERDRFEKLFQNSALVVAALLAFVLVVAYAKTYPEVHNIQTEVWERLAGSVLGMTLVGRSAVGFTGGVKWLFEHAVCRYLGQISYGLYIFHNFVFNAYHTPVSHPTVQLWNRLAALFPPGADLMVVKLFFLFGLTTLLASASWHLFEKPINSLKDIFSY; translated from the coding sequence TTGCCAGAAGTTTCTGTCTGGCAATCTGCCGCCGCTCCCCGCCCCCGACTCCTTTCTCCAAAGCCGGTTCCCGCCCCAGGACCTACCTCCTACCTGACGCAACTCGACGGACTCCGGTTCGTGGCGGTGCTGCTGGTGCTGGTGGACCACTGGCTGGCGGAGCGCAACAAGCTGCCGCTGGGACCACTGGGCGTAACGATCTTCTTCGTACTCAGCGGCTTTCTGATTTCCCGGATTCTGCTCAGCAGCAAGGATAAACACGGCAAACGGCCAGGCGGCCTGGGTTTCTACCTCCGGACGTTTTACATCCGCCGCACCCTCCGGATTTTTCCGCTGTACTACCTCGTCATTCTCGCGCTGGCGCTGGCGCACATTCCGCCTGTCCGGGAAACGCTGGCCTGGAACCTGCTGTACGCCACCAATCTGTACATTGCCTCGCACCAGTCCTGGATGGGGAGCATCGACCACTTCTGGTCGCTGGCGGTGGAAGAGCAGGTTTATCTGTTCTTCCCGCTCCTGCTTTTCTTCGTGCCCCGCCGCCATGTGGTGCTGACGATGCTGCTGATGATTACCGGCGCGGTAGCCAGCCGTTACGTCCTGTTTGCCACCGGCCAGCCCTGGATGGTCGGCTACGTATCGACCATCTGCTGCCTGGATGCCTTCGGGCTGGGCGGCCTGCTGGCCTACCTGTTTCTGTACGAACGGGATCGGTTTGAGAAGCTGTTCCAGAACTCAGCGCTGGTGGTGGCGGCCCTGCTGGCTTTCGTGCTGGTGGTGGCCTATGCCAAAACGTACCCGGAGGTGCACAACATCCAGACCGAAGTGTGGGAGCGGCTGGCGGGTTCGGTGCTGGGTATGACGCTGGTCGGCCGGTCGGCGGTGGGCTTCACCGGCGGGGTGAAATGGCTTTTTGAACATGCGGTCTGCCGGTACCTGGGCCAGATCAGTTACGGGCTGTATATCTTCCACAATTTTGTGTTCAACGCCTACCACACCCCGGTCTCCCATCCGACGGTACAGCTCTGGAATCGGCTTGCGGCCCTGTTTCCTCCCGGCGCGGACCTGATGGTGGTCAAACTTTTCTTTTTGTTCGGCCTGACCACCCTGCTGGCGAGTGCGTCCTGGCACCTGTTCGAAAAGCCGATTAACTCTCTGAAAGACATATTTTCCTACTAA
- a CDS encoding outer membrane protein assembly factor BamB family protein — MIRFAIPLFFLTLFALFAKAQSEQPLRFAFVTDTHIGAPATAAEDLQRTVADINTQSGLAFVVVTGDLTDFGTETELRETKRILDQLIYPYYVFPGNHDSKWSENGCNVFRQVFGAERFAFTAGKYRFVGCGSGPNMRMSPGLVAREDVLWVKKELETLKRTGQPLIFMNHYPLDESLANWYLLTDELKGVNVQAAFCGHGHRNRSMNFEGIPAVMGRSNLRATDPVGGYNLVTIQNDTMRFEERTPGLTTRPVWNTIVLRKHDFSKDNTRHPRPSYALNQTYPNVRPDWEKQDSSDIGAGIVADRRLAVYPNTHGQVVALDPETGRDRWRFQTGGKVYATPDLTSKGVVVASTDGTVYYLNRKNGNVIWKQATGRPLVASPLVDGKTVYIGSSEGKFRAFSLKDGAKLWEFDGVSEFVESIPTADDQRVYFGSWGSTLYALDKSTGKLAWKWTNGKLRNFSPAACTPILAHNRVFIQTPDRTVTALDAATGREIWKSNQHKGFESIGASEDKSVIYIKCMQDSVYALSTRSGQMQADWFVNCRYGYEISPSPITEKDGVVFVPTDDGVIYGLDKSTRRIRFAHKLSNAMVNRIQPLSRRRVLVTTMDGKVAALRFE; from the coding sequence ATGATTCGATTTGCTATCCCACTCTTCTTTCTGACCCTTTTTGCCCTTTTTGCCAAAGCCCAGTCCGAACAGCCGCTCCGCTTTGCGTTCGTTACCGACACGCACATCGGTGCTCCGGCCACGGCCGCGGAAGATTTGCAGCGGACCGTCGCCGACATCAACACCCAGTCGGGACTGGCGTTTGTGGTGGTCACGGGCGACCTCACCGACTTTGGCACCGAAACCGAACTCCGGGAGACCAAACGCATCCTCGACCAGCTGATTTATCCGTATTACGTTTTTCCCGGGAACCACGATTCCAAATGGTCCGAAAACGGCTGTAACGTCTTTCGGCAGGTGTTTGGGGCCGAACGGTTTGCGTTCACGGCGGGCAAATACCGGTTCGTTGGCTGCGGCAGCGGCCCCAACATGCGGATGTCGCCCGGGCTGGTGGCGCGGGAAGATGTGCTTTGGGTCAAAAAAGAACTCGAAACGCTGAAACGGACCGGCCAGCCCCTGATTTTCATGAACCATTACCCGCTCGACGAATCGCTGGCGAACTGGTATCTGCTCACCGACGAGCTGAAGGGCGTCAACGTGCAGGCGGCTTTCTGCGGTCACGGGCACCGCAACCGGTCGATGAATTTTGAAGGCATCCCGGCCGTCATGGGGCGCTCCAACCTCCGGGCGACCGATCCGGTGGGCGGGTACAACCTCGTCACAATTCAGAACGACACGATGCGGTTCGAGGAACGTACGCCCGGCCTAACGACCAGGCCCGTCTGGAACACGATAGTTCTCCGGAAGCACGATTTCAGCAAAGACAACACGCGCCACCCCCGCCCGTCGTACGCCCTCAACCAAACCTACCCGAACGTCCGGCCCGACTGGGAGAAGCAGGACAGCAGCGACATCGGCGCGGGCATCGTGGCCGACCGGCGGCTGGCGGTTTATCCCAACACCCACGGACAGGTGGTCGCTCTCGACCCCGAAACCGGCCGCGACCGGTGGCGGTTTCAGACCGGCGGCAAAGTGTACGCCACCCCGGACCTGACCTCAAAAGGCGTGGTGGTCGCCTCGACCGACGGCACGGTTTACTACCTGAACCGGAAGAACGGCAACGTCATCTGGAAACAGGCGACCGGCCGCCCCCTCGTGGCCTCCCCGCTGGTAGACGGAAAAACGGTTTATATCGGCAGTTCGGAAGGGAAGTTCCGGGCGTTTTCCCTGAAAGACGGAGCAAAACTCTGGGAATTTGACGGCGTAAGCGAATTTGTCGAATCCATCCCGACGGCCGACGACCAGCGTGTCTATTTCGGTTCGTGGGGCAGTACGCTGTACGCGCTGGACAAAAGCACGGGTAAGCTCGCCTGGAAATGGACCAACGGCAAGCTGCGCAACTTCTCCCCGGCGGCCTGCACGCCCATTCTGGCCCACAACCGCGTCTTTATCCAAACGCCCGACCGCACCGTGACGGCTCTCGACGCCGCTACCGGCCGCGAAATCTGGAAATCAAATCAGCATAAAGGCTTTGAATCCATCGGCGCTTCGGAAGACAAGTCGGTCATTTACATCAAGTGCATGCAGGACAGCGTCTACGCCCTGTCCACCCGCTCCGGCCAGATGCAGGCCGACTGGTTTGTCAACTGCCGGTACGGCTACGAAATCTCCCCGTCCCCCATCACCGAAAAAGACGGGGTCGTGTTCGTCCCTACCGACGACGGTGTCATCTACGGCCTCGACAAATCGACCCGCCGCATCCGCTTCGCCCACAAACTCTCCAACGCCATGGTCAACCGCATCCAGCCCCTTTCGCGCCGCCGCGTGCTGGTGACGACGATGGACGGGAAAGTAGCGGCGCTGCGCTTTGAATGA
- a CDS encoding glycosyltransferase family 2 protein, with product MSLKLSIVMPAYNEEECIHIVVASWIDLLNRQFPAQNTRLIVVNDGSKDRTGAILDSLKPQYPDKLEVVHQPNGGHGNAVVNGYRRAVAMESEYVFQTDSDDQFITDDFAKLWEKRHQSKFILGYREERYDALARLVITRILRMSLFFIYGTYIKDSNIPFRLIEGNYLRALLAQLPSPPPFAPNIFLAVMARKAGQNTFDLPIVHKERQTGTVSILKWKLLKVCMQSFRELARFRVDLSSKVKAIRAAEKKQPVRA from the coding sequence ATGAGTTTGAAACTCTCAATTGTGATGCCCGCTTACAACGAAGAAGAATGCATTCATATCGTTGTAGCGTCCTGGATTGACCTGCTCAACCGGCAGTTCCCGGCCCAGAATACCCGCCTGATCGTGGTCAACGACGGCTCCAAAGACCGCACGGGGGCAATTCTCGATAGTCTTAAGCCCCAGTATCCTGACAAACTGGAGGTGGTTCACCAGCCCAACGGCGGACACGGCAATGCCGTGGTGAACGGCTACAGGCGAGCAGTTGCGATGGAGTCGGAATACGTGTTCCAGACGGACAGCGACGACCAGTTCATTACCGACGATTTTGCCAAACTCTGGGAAAAACGGCATCAGTCCAAGTTTATTCTGGGCTACCGGGAAGAGCGTTACGACGCCCTGGCCCGTCTGGTCATCACGCGGATTCTGCGCATGAGCCTCTTTTTCATTTACGGGACGTACATCAAAGACAGCAATATTCCCTTCCGGCTCATCGAAGGCAACTACCTCCGGGCACTGCTGGCACAACTGCCCTCTCCTCCGCCGTTCGCTCCGAACATCTTCCTGGCGGTGATGGCGCGGAAAGCCGGTCAGAACACGTTCGATCTGCCGATTGTCCACAAGGAGCGGCAAACCGGCACGGTTTCGATCCTGAAATGGAAGCTGCTGAAAGTTTGCATGCAGAGCTTCCGTGAACTGGCCAGATTCCGGGTGGACCTGTCTTCCAAGGTGAAAGCCATCCGGGCCGCCGAGAAGAAACAGCCGGTTCGGGCTTAA
- a CDS encoding GNAT family N-acetyltransferase, translated as MAVTIKKLEVSDLDDFTALVHVFENVFEVQPLSAPDPARLGELLTRQDFIALVAQAEQEVVGGLTAYLLPQYYPVKPHVYLYELAIIPDFQRQGIGRQLVDELLRYCHQIGAGEVFVQAEAIDKHAIEFYRTTGGIPMKVFHFSYPLKD; from the coding sequence ATGGCTGTAACTATTAAAAAACTGGAAGTTTCGGACCTGGATGATTTTACAGCCCTCGTTCACGTATTCGAAAACGTATTTGAGGTACAGCCGCTCTCCGCACCGGACCCTGCCCGGCTCGGAGAGCTGTTGACCCGGCAGGATTTTATCGCGTTGGTGGCCCAGGCCGAACAGGAGGTCGTCGGCGGCCTGACGGCTTACCTGCTTCCGCAGTATTACCCGGTCAAACCGCATGTGTATCTATACGAACTGGCCATCATCCCCGACTTTCAGCGGCAGGGAATCGGGCGGCAGCTGGTAGACGAATTACTTCGCTACTGCCACCAGATCGGCGCCGGGGAGGTCTTTGTGCAGGCGGAAGCCATCGACAAACACGCCATCGAATTTTACCGGACAACGGGCGGCATTCCCATGAAGGTTTTTCACTTCAGCTATCCCCTGAAAGACTGA
- a CDS encoding transketolase family protein has protein sequence MRKEFSAVIERLAKEDESLVFITGDLGYNALENVRDVMGPRFINAGVAEQNMVGVAAGMAYKGYKVFCYSIAPFAVYRCLEQFRNDVCLHNLPVFLVGNGGGYGYGIMGSTHHAIEDLACLSGLQNVKTWIPAFADEVETVVETMVAEGRPAYLRLGAGPKTPEGAQAIGSFRKVRSSEAPKGTVVALGPVAANVLKALESSEQLGSQFDVYTALNLPPDLPTELVQQWGSTGNLLVVEEHVSIGGLAQQLSVRLLENGASFRNFTSLAAQGYPDGLYGDQSYHQRQSGLDAANIQARLEAFLTN, from the coding sequence ATGCGAAAGGAATTTTCAGCGGTTATCGAACGACTGGCGAAGGAAGACGAAAGCCTCGTCTTCATCACCGGCGACCTGGGCTACAACGCCCTGGAGAACGTCCGCGATGTGATGGGCCCGCGCTTCATCAACGCCGGAGTCGCCGAACAGAACATGGTCGGTGTGGCGGCGGGTATGGCGTATAAAGGATACAAAGTGTTCTGCTACAGTATTGCCCCGTTTGCGGTTTACCGTTGTCTGGAACAGTTCCGGAACGATGTCTGCCTGCACAATCTGCCGGTATTCCTCGTCGGCAACGGCGGCGGCTACGGGTACGGCATCATGGGGTCCACGCACCACGCGATTGAAGACCTGGCCTGCCTCAGCGGTCTGCAAAATGTAAAAACGTGGATTCCGGCCTTCGCCGACGAGGTGGAGACCGTGGTGGAAACGATGGTGGCGGAAGGCCGCCCGGCTTACCTGCGTCTGGGTGCCGGGCCGAAAACGCCCGAAGGGGCTCAGGCCATCGGCTCGTTCCGCAAGGTACGCAGCAGCGAAGCGCCGAAAGGCACCGTCGTAGCCCTCGGCCCCGTGGCGGCCAACGTCCTGAAGGCGCTGGAAAGCTCGGAGCAGCTGGGCAGCCAGTTCGATGTGTACACCGCCCTGAATCTCCCGCCCGACCTGCCGACCGAACTGGTACAGCAGTGGGGCAGCACGGGCAATCTGCTCGTCGTGGAGGAGCACGTCAGCATCGGCGGACTGGCGCAGCAGCTTTCGGTCAGGCTGCTCGAAAACGGCGCTTCGTTCCGGAACTTTACGAGTCTGGCGGCCCAGGGCTACCCGGACGGGCTTTACGGCGACCAGAGCTACCACCAGCGGCAGTCAGGTCTGGACGCGGCCAACATCCAGGCTCGTCTGGAAGCGTTTTTGACGAATTGA
- a CDS encoding acyltransferase family protein produces MSVPTTIQTSHTEKNYLAQLDGLRFVAVTLVMLDHWLGERVRLPLGYFGVNLFFVLSGFLITRILLHSKTKDRKLERGHGHSLKQFYIRRSLRIFPIYYLTLFVLAAVSFPAVREYLVWFLTYTQNIWIALHQTWFGAVDHLWSLAVEEQFYIFFPFLVFYTPDRYLLRMLGLLVAIAFLLRLYLFLTGAAWMVQFVMMPTCLDAFGLGGVLAWLMVNHRDRFEKLAGNGWLLALSFGLYVADLYFLKTLEPARNLFTDVMDRFFTSLFCFFLIGGAVVGYRGLTRTFLEHPLSNYLGRISYGLYLFHNIVFNIYHTPSDYPTVRAWNRLAAFLPEGLVNPYVQVIFFYGLTVTLAALSWSIVEKPINSLKDRFAY; encoded by the coding sequence ATGTCCGTTCCAACGACCATACAGACTTCCCATACCGAAAAAAACTACCTTGCCCAGCTCGACGGACTGCGGTTTGTCGCCGTGACGCTGGTCATGCTGGACCACTGGCTGGGCGAGCGGGTGCGGCTGCCGCTGGGCTACTTTGGGGTCAATCTGTTTTTTGTGCTGAGCGGCTTTCTGATTACCCGCATCCTGCTGCACAGCAAGACCAAAGACCGGAAGCTGGAACGGGGCCACGGACATTCCCTGAAGCAATTTTACATCCGCCGCAGTCTCCGGATTTTTCCCATTTATTACCTGACTCTCTTTGTGCTGGCGGCGGTGAGTTTCCCGGCCGTGCGGGAGTATCTGGTCTGGTTTCTGACTTACACCCAGAACATCTGGATTGCCCTGCATCAAACCTGGTTCGGGGCGGTGGACCACCTGTGGTCGCTGGCCGTGGAGGAGCAGTTTTACATTTTTTTTCCGTTCCTGGTGTTTTACACGCCCGATCGCTACCTGCTCCGCATGCTGGGTCTGCTGGTCGCCATCGCGTTTTTGCTGCGCCTTTACCTGTTTCTGACCGGGGCGGCCTGGATGGTTCAGTTTGTGATGATGCCCACCTGTCTGGATGCCTTCGGCCTGGGCGGCGTGCTGGCCTGGCTGATGGTCAACCACCGCGACCGGTTCGAGAAGCTGGCCGGCAACGGCTGGCTGCTGGCGCTGAGCTTCGGGCTGTACGTCGCGGACCTGTACTTCCTCAAAACGCTGGAACCGGCCCGCAATCTGTTTACGGATGTAATGGACCGTTTTTTCACCTCCCTCTTCTGCTTTTTTCTGATCGGCGGCGCGGTAGTGGGCTACCGGGGCCTGACCCGGACCTTTCTGGAACATCCGCTTAGTAACTACCTGGGCCGAATTAGCTACGGTCTTTATCTTTTTCATAATATTGTATTCAATATCTACCACACCCCTTCCGATTACCCAACTGTCCGGGCCTGGAATCGCCTGGCGGCATTTCTGCCCGAGGGTCTGGTAAATCCCTATGTTCAGGTAATATTTTTTTACGGGCTTACTGTGACCCTGGCCGCGCTTTCGTGGTCTATAGTTGAGAAGCCGATCAATTCGCTGAAAGACCGCTTCGCGTACTGA